One window of Cohnella hashimotonis genomic DNA carries:
- a CDS encoding ADP-ribosylglycohydrolase family protein: MLPSYRVLRAALAGVIKNKDQQGHEVADLAEQLERLPDSYDALSEFSHRLVNLPLREDWPYVEPSDLDAIRAESDPSRPLELGSLTPEQAAARVETAFLSSLCGCVLGKPIEEFPFATMDDVRAALEKTGEWPLNDYISEKMLDVYGRRNISWTETVRERIAFVAPDDDITYTIMGMLLLENHGTAFTKDDIRKLWLDYLPIHQTWGPERGMLLKAGLESTVPDQQHNIETWADILNPGDELCGALIRADAYGYACLGKPELAAGLAWRDASWTHRRTGVYGPMFVAAAIAAAPSARNPLDIFETALKFVPQRSRFYHIVADSLEEIGRATDWIDGYYRIHHKYKEYFACCVYQEVGTLINTLRFAESIGDGICKQVSQGNDTDSFGATSGSILGAYFGPGHLEPRWLEPFGGRIVTSMGTFTEDSIEKLTKRMAALPGLVRAE, encoded by the coding sequence ATGCTGCCATCATATCGCGTACTGCGCGCCGCTTTGGCCGGCGTCATCAAGAACAAGGATCAACAAGGCCACGAGGTGGCGGATCTGGCGGAGCAGCTGGAGCGGTTGCCCGACAGCTACGACGCGCTGAGCGAATTCTCGCATCGGCTGGTCAACCTGCCGCTTCGCGAGGACTGGCCGTATGTCGAGCCAAGCGACCTGGATGCCATCCGGGCCGAGTCCGACCCGTCCAGACCGCTCGAGCTCGGCTCGCTGACGCCCGAACAGGCTGCGGCGCGCGTCGAGACGGCGTTCCTGTCCTCGCTGTGCGGCTGTGTCCTGGGCAAGCCGATCGAGGAATTCCCTTTCGCGACGATGGACGACGTTCGCGCCGCGTTGGAAAAGACGGGCGAATGGCCGCTGAACGACTACATTTCCGAGAAAATGCTGGATGTATACGGCCGCCGCAACATCTCCTGGACGGAGACGGTGCGCGAGCGCATCGCCTTCGTGGCGCCGGACGACGACATCACGTACACGATCATGGGCATGCTGCTGCTGGAAAATCACGGCACGGCTTTCACGAAGGACGACATCCGCAAGCTGTGGCTCGACTATTTGCCGATTCACCAGACTTGGGGACCCGAGCGGGGCATGCTGTTGAAGGCCGGTCTCGAATCGACGGTGCCGGATCAGCAGCATAATATCGAGACCTGGGCCGATATCCTCAATCCCGGCGACGAGCTGTGCGGCGCGCTGATTCGGGCCGACGCCTACGGCTATGCGTGCCTGGGCAAGCCCGAACTGGCTGCGGGTCTGGCATGGCGAGACGCCAGCTGGACGCATCGGCGTACGGGCGTATACGGCCCCATGTTCGTAGCGGCGGCGATCGCGGCTGCGCCTTCGGCCCGGAATCCGCTCGACATTTTCGAGACGGCGCTGAAGTTCGTGCCGCAGCGCAGCCGATTTTATCATATTGTGGCAGATTCGCTGGAGGAGATCGGACGGGCGACCGACTGGATCGACGGCTACTATCGTATTCACCACAAGTACAAAGAGTACTTCGCTTGCTGCGTCTATCAGGAAGTCGGGACACTCATCAATACGCTGCGGTTCGCGGAGAGCATCGGCGACGGCATTTGCAAGCAAGTCAGCCAGGGCAACGATACGGACAGCTTCGGCGCGACATCCGGCTCGATCCTGGGGGCCTACTTCGGTCCCGGACATCTGGAGCCGCGATGGCTTGAGCCGTTCGGCGGCCGGATCGTAACGAGCATGGGCACGTTCACGGAAGACTCGATCGAGAAGCTGACCAAGCGCATGGCTGCGCTGCCTGGTTTGGTGCGGGCGGAATAA
- a CDS encoding carbohydrate ABC transporter permease translates to MGSERNSDGQTRKINWFYVLNAALLGLLALTILYPFYNAVLISLVSQKEYMTTPFMLWPTEITFDAYAYIFSSSRIYHGYTNTLLILTLGVPYNMLATAFTAYALSRERFPGKKIATALVVFTMYFSGGLIPLYLLVRDLGIMNSLASVILVYGANTFYLLLMRSYFAEIPSALEESAKIDGANDLVILLRIMLPLSMPIVATVTLFFSVDRWNEWFNAMLFLREGDKWPLQLVLRSIVMSTIDDIGSRNVSIRKTVFEDGVKMAAVFITMAPIMFTYPFLQKYFLKGMLVGSVKS, encoded by the coding sequence GTGGGCTCCGAACGTAATTCGGACGGACAGACGCGCAAAATCAACTGGTTTTACGTCCTCAATGCCGCGCTGCTGGGACTGCTGGCCTTGACCATCCTGTATCCGTTCTACAATGCGGTTCTAATCTCGCTGGTGTCGCAAAAGGAATACATGACGACGCCGTTCATGCTGTGGCCGACCGAGATCACGTTCGATGCGTATGCCTACATTTTCAGCAGCTCCCGTATTTACCATGGCTATACGAATACGCTGCTCATTCTGACGCTCGGCGTGCCCTACAATATGCTCGCGACAGCCTTTACCGCTTATGCGTTGTCTAGAGAACGCTTTCCCGGCAAAAAAATCGCTACCGCACTCGTCGTGTTCACGATGTACTTCAGCGGCGGTCTTATCCCGCTGTACCTGCTCGTTAGGGACCTGGGCATCATGAACAGCCTGGCCTCCGTCATTCTCGTATACGGTGCCAATACGTTCTACCTGCTGCTCATGCGCAGCTACTTCGCCGAGATTCCGTCGGCGCTGGAGGAATCGGCCAAAATCGACGGCGCCAACGATCTCGTCATCTTGCTGCGGATCATGCTGCCGCTGTCGATGCCGATCGTGGCAACCGTGACGCTGTTCTTCTCGGTCGATCGCTGGAACGAATGGTTTAATGCGATGCTGTTCCTGCGGGAAGGGGATAAGTGGCCGCTGCAGCTCGTGCTTCGCAGTATCGTCATGTCGACGATCGACGACATCGGCAGCCGCAATGTTTCCATCCGCAAAACCGTGTTCGAGGATGGCGTGAAAATGGCAGCTGTATTCATCACGATGGCGCCGATCATGTTCACGTATCCGTTCCTTCAGAAGTACTTCTTGAAAGGCATGCTGGTCGGGTCCGTCAAATCGTGA
- a CDS encoding DUF4127 family protein, with translation MKSIVYLPLDERPCNYDFPQYLADLTDLELRVPPRAMLGSKKRPSDPDRVRDWLLEQVRTADYAILSIDQLVYGGIVPSRLHRLTEAACMERLALARELKEINPSVKLLAFNLIMRAPAYSSSEEEPDYYALYGAELCERGKLLDRRQIGLTAEEQSRLDELLRRIPPAVVAEFDERRRTNAVVNEAAIDLVREGVIDHLTIPLDDNAEYGFTAMEQRRLKLKVVTSKLSHAVSIYPGADEIGCTLLARAFTEAKQFRPGVFVRYSASKGPFVIPKYEDRSLQESIKSHLHEAGALFADHAGDADAVLMVHAPAVDGTAAAEVDAPYEERHRSYSSEANLSSFADAVAHYADRGKVVTLADVALSNGADYALMDLLAARRLIQRLDSYAGWNTSGNSLGTVIAHTVIEAYYRGEGQCEDNAERRRRSRWNFMYRLLDDWAYQANVRTQVCLVELPRLGADYFNLSHVKAKVEGIIEEGMNAFIRESIRPLFGKRYTVSKVDLSWERMFELSFALIEEEEEAELSALGAVQ, from the coding sequence TTGAAAAGCATCGTATACTTGCCGTTGGACGAAAGACCTTGCAATTACGATTTCCCTCAATATCTGGCCGACTTAACCGATCTGGAGCTTCGGGTTCCCCCTCGCGCCATGTTGGGCTCCAAAAAAAGACCTTCCGATCCGGACCGCGTACGGGATTGGCTGCTCGAACAAGTCCGCACGGCGGATTATGCCATTTTGTCCATCGACCAGCTCGTATACGGCGGCATCGTTCCCTCGCGCTTGCATCGTTTGACGGAAGCCGCTTGTATGGAGCGACTGGCGCTTGCAAGAGAATTAAAAGAAATCAACCCTTCCGTCAAACTGCTCGCCTTCAACCTGATTATGCGGGCGCCGGCTTATTCGAGCAGCGAGGAGGAGCCGGATTATTACGCCCTGTACGGCGCGGAATTGTGCGAGCGGGGGAAGCTGCTCGATCGGCGTCAAATCGGATTGACGGCGGAGGAACAGTCCCGGCTTGATGAGCTGCTCAGGCGAATTCCGCCGGCAGTCGTCGCGGAGTTCGACGAGAGGAGAAGGACAAACGCTGTCGTTAATGAAGCGGCGATCGATCTGGTCCGCGAAGGGGTCATCGACCATCTGACGATTCCGCTCGACGACAACGCCGAATATGGCTTCACGGCGATGGAGCAGCGTCGATTGAAGCTGAAGGTCGTAACGTCGAAGCTGTCCCACGCCGTCTCCATCTATCCGGGTGCGGACGAGATCGGATGCACTCTGCTCGCGCGGGCGTTTACGGAAGCGAAGCAGTTCCGCCCTGGCGTATTCGTGCGGTACTCAGCCTCGAAGGGGCCGTTTGTCATTCCGAAGTATGAGGACCGCAGCCTTCAGGAGAGCATCAAGTCGCATCTACATGAAGCGGGCGCGCTGTTCGCGGATCATGCCGGCGATGCCGATGCCGTTCTGATGGTCCATGCCCCGGCCGTGGACGGAACGGCGGCCGCCGAGGTGGATGCGCCGTACGAAGAACGGCACCGCAGCTACAGCTCGGAAGCGAACCTGTCGTCGTTCGCCGATGCGGTCGCGCATTATGCCGATCGAGGCAAGGTCGTCACGCTTGCGGATGTCGCGCTGTCCAACGGAGCGGACTATGCGCTGATGGATTTGCTGGCAGCCAGACGGCTTATTCAGCGGCTGGATTCCTATGCAGGCTGGAATACCTCGGGCAATTCGCTGGGCACCGTCATCGCGCATACGGTCATCGAGGCGTATTACAGGGGCGAAGGGCAATGCGAGGACAATGCGGAGCGAAGACGTCGGAGCCGATGGAACTTCATGTACCGGCTGCTCGACGACTGGGCCTACCAGGCGAACGTGCGCACCCAAGTATGTCTGGTCGAGCTTCCGCGGCTCGGCGCCGATTATTTTAACCTGTCGCACGTGAAGGCAAAAGTGGAAGGGATCATTGAAGAAGGAATGAATGCTTTTATCCGCGAATCGATACGTCCGTTATTCGGCAAGCGTTATACCGTATCGAAGGTGGATCTGTCTTGGGAGCGGATGTTCGAGCTTTCATTTGCGCTGATCGAAGAAGAGGAAGAAGCGGAGCTGTCTGCGTTGGGAGCAGTTCAATAG
- a CDS encoding extracellular solute-binding protein codes for MKAFKATTARFAAILALITVVSGCSTGKNSEPSTQPSASTEAGSSQQPDNGRFEKRVKFSATSVDLSDDGNYMNDAIFQTLNDKFNFAYDLIPLSWDNWVERDRIWVNSGDMPDMMFWNFDFKDYMNFSKQGLIKPLPTDYETRYPNLASAMSKTGLADYLKSLDPEGRVYMVPNVIYNTPVTETTDLVLDAKVLYYRKDWAQKVGITVGDTITAEQISELGRAFVEKDPGGNGAGRTVGISSQPYQLYSAFVQTHNSFYNQFYKKEDGKYVWGGNEDSTFEGVKSFASYFEQGFIDKDYYTFKGKEHYDKFDTGISGMFIDGASAANVNERNQAFAKANPDINPADAIGLATVVGPDGKFHGQQNILNYWAGEIFKPDLNDETFDRILSILDYVASPEGQRLIFAGIEGKDYKMEGDKLVITREKDEQGNFKYMGDLYPSYYFFYTKVVLPDDWSARDPSLPDNIRNAAVNMFKVKEKIAELVPPDYDVLFLSAPNKDKFNVLIDDAITQLIMGKKDLTVSWSEWKKSVEPKVSAVLKEINGALAK; via the coding sequence ATGAAGGCATTCAAGGCAACAACTGCAAGGTTCGCCGCCATTCTCGCGCTCATAACGGTTGTCTCGGGCTGTTCGACGGGGAAAAACAGCGAACCGTCAACCCAGCCGTCGGCGTCGACCGAAGCCGGCAGCAGCCAGCAGCCGGACAACGGACGGTTCGAGAAGCGGGTCAAATTCTCCGCCACCTCCGTCGACTTGAGCGACGACGGCAACTACATGAACGACGCCATCTTTCAGACGCTCAACGACAAATTCAACTTCGCGTACGATCTGATCCCGCTGAGCTGGGACAACTGGGTGGAGCGCGATCGCATCTGGGTCAATTCCGGCGATATGCCGGACATGATGTTCTGGAACTTCGATTTCAAGGATTATATGAATTTCTCGAAGCAGGGCCTGATCAAGCCGCTCCCGACCGACTACGAGACCCGCTATCCGAACCTTGCGAGCGCCATGTCCAAAACGGGGCTGGCCGACTACTTGAAGTCGCTCGATCCCGAAGGCCGGGTCTACATGGTGCCGAACGTCATCTACAACACGCCGGTGACGGAGACGACCGATCTCGTGCTCGACGCCAAAGTGCTCTACTATCGGAAGGACTGGGCGCAAAAGGTTGGCATCACGGTCGGAGACACGATTACCGCCGAGCAAATCTCCGAACTGGGTCGGGCATTCGTCGAAAAGGACCCGGGCGGCAACGGCGCGGGCCGTACGGTCGGGATCTCCTCGCAGCCTTACCAGTTGTACAGCGCTTTCGTGCAAACGCACAATTCATTCTACAACCAGTTCTATAAGAAGGAAGACGGCAAATACGTATGGGGCGGCAACGAGGATTCTACCTTCGAGGGCGTCAAAAGCTTCGCCTCGTACTTTGAGCAAGGCTTCATCGACAAGGACTACTACACGTTCAAGGGCAAAGAGCACTACGACAAGTTCGATACGGGCATCAGTGGCATGTTCATCGATGGCGCATCCGCGGCGAACGTTAATGAGCGTAATCAGGCGTTCGCCAAGGCGAATCCGGACATCAATCCTGCGGATGCCATCGGTCTCGCGACGGTCGTCGGACCGGACGGCAAGTTTCACGGTCAGCAAAATATTCTGAACTACTGGGCCGGCGAGATTTTTAAGCCGGACCTGAACGACGAGACATTCGACCGCATCCTGTCCATTCTCGATTACGTAGCCTCGCCGGAAGGCCAGCGCCTCATCTTTGCGGGGATCGAAGGCAAGGATTACAAGATGGAAGGCGACAAGCTGGTCATTACCCGGGAAAAAGACGAGCAGGGCAACTTTAAGTATATGGGGGACCTGTATCCGTCTTACTACTTTTTCTATACGAAGGTCGTGCTGCCGGACGACTGGTCCGCGCGCGATCCGTCGCTGCCGGATAACATTCGCAACGCTGCCGTCAACATGTTCAAGGTCAAGGAGAAGATCGCCGAGCTCGTGCCTCCGGACTACGATGTGTTGTTCCTGTCCGCGCCGAACAAGGATAAGTTCAACGTATTGATCGACGACGCCATCACGCAGCTGATCATGGGCAAAAAAGATTTGACAGTGTCCTGGAGCGAGTGGAAGAAGTCTGTCGAACCGAAGGTGAGCGCGGTTCTGAAAGAAATCAACGGAGCTTTGGCGAAATAA
- a CDS encoding ABC transporter permease, which translates to MRERAGDLALKRPGRTRLRDIRKNKYIYLILLPGLLYYGIFCYAPMYGIQLAFKDFRASEGIWGSPFVGLKHYAYIFKDQEFWQAFRNTIEISFSRLLFQFPVPIVLALLLNELREGRYKKWLQTLFTFPNFLSWVIVSGMIVNVFGTEGAVNHLLTLFGGNEQMFLANQELFRPLLYLSDIWKSSGWVAIIYLATIASISPDLYEASYMDGANRFQRMLYITWPGIRSAVVLMLLLSVGNTMNAGFDQIFNMYNPAVLPVSDILDTYIYRVTFQTSGDFGFSTAVGLFKSLINFALLVLFDRLAKAVGERGIF; encoded by the coding sequence TTGAGAGAACGAGCGGGCGACCTGGCTTTAAAACGGCCGGGCAGGACACGATTGAGAGACATCCGCAAGAACAAGTACATTTACTTGATCCTGCTGCCGGGCCTCCTCTATTACGGCATCTTCTGCTACGCGCCGATGTACGGCATCCAGCTCGCATTCAAGGATTTCAGGGCGAGCGAAGGAATCTGGGGCAGTCCGTTCGTCGGCTTGAAGCATTATGCGTACATTTTCAAGGATCAGGAGTTTTGGCAGGCATTTCGGAATACGATCGAGATCAGCTTTAGCCGTCTGCTATTTCAATTCCCGGTGCCGATCGTGCTCGCGTTGCTGCTTAATGAGCTGCGGGAAGGCAGGTACAAGAAGTGGCTTCAGACGCTTTTCACCTTCCCGAATTTCCTGTCCTGGGTCATCGTATCCGGCATGATCGTCAACGTGTTCGGCACCGAAGGGGCCGTCAATCACCTGCTGACGCTGTTCGGCGGGAACGAGCAAATGTTCCTGGCCAACCAGGAGCTGTTCCGACCGCTGCTCTACCTGTCGGATATTTGGAAAAGCTCCGGCTGGGTCGCCATCATCTACCTGGCTACGATCGCTTCGATCAGCCCGGACCTGTACGAAGCTTCGTATATGGACGGCGCCAACCGGTTCCAGCGCATGCTTTACATTACGTGGCCGGGGATCCGTTCCGCCGTCGTGCTTATGCTGCTGCTGTCGGTGGGCAATACGATGAACGCGGGCTTCGACCAGATATTCAACATGTACAATCCGGCCGTGCTGCCAGTCAGCGATATTCTGGACACCTACATCTACCGCGTCACCTTCCAAACGTCCGGTGACTTCGGCTTCAGCACCGCCGTCGGCTTATTCAAATCGCTTATCAATTTCGCGCTGTTGGTGCTGTTCGACCGGTTGGCGAAGGCAGTCGGCGAGCGGGGCATTTTCTAA
- a CDS encoding AraC family transcriptional regulator yields the protein MFSKLRFFRKMSFQAQMLSGTLFLSLFPVALLGIASTVLLVSGVQQEADRSHRMILKQIEYQLNAFLADLKVSSLQISEDLIIRESFMRGISRDQFRSTMSMIDTIKKYRSVTRTPFGVTLVYPRHRQAYSTQYGLSSIDSRYYRQVAAIVNARYMGITIVTPDTYPGQSDLLIVKPVSVDNEIDGIVLLHVDITKFYEYLHQIDIGSTGVLVVDSRGRIVLSPNREEIGTRISSTSSLYAYWTNPAATSGVTEIGGETYSVTTFKSPANSWTYVAMTPEKELNRKASQIATLTWWIVAALAVLWGTVVFVGVYRMYMPIRRVFQKLPAPSGQKGDTITAIDSYMSDIREANEKLSGQLFVQLPLVRENVVLQLLHGSVPDEEMLERMRRYDRTFQGAVFYTGIVEIDALHEFMQMFRQEDRTSMMSELSAIVRGGCENAFNCIVVTPRPGQVAFIAASERSDDGEEAAIASLCDDIRREIRERYKFTVTAAIAPPTEGLREFGQGYQLAQEYLSFRYLLGPDATITRHDIERSDRIRSADRITAAWYKRILTSVSEGDYVLAEERFSLMFAELPLHLPDDRMIMGVLTYFLEEIDQLMQDIQGRSLQDLLGFNPYTDLYAQNTLGRMRDWFHNRFFPSIRLQLEQITVDKSRLIAERTLQYIHQHYDEDFSLQQLAGEFGVSSAQLSRYFKQTMNVNFVDYVIHYRISKAKEWLAYTDMPIKDISDRLRYTTTQNFTRVFKQIVGMPPGQYRNDCIQGSRTANAKDKGDNGSN from the coding sequence ATGTTCAGCAAGCTCCGCTTCTTCCGCAAAATGTCCTTTCAGGCCCAAATGTTGTCCGGTACATTGTTTCTCAGCCTCTTTCCTGTCGCGTTGCTCGGAATCGCTTCCACGGTGCTGCTGGTTTCCGGCGTGCAGCAAGAAGCGGACCGAAGCCACCGCATGATCCTGAAGCAGATCGAGTATCAGCTCAACGCGTTCCTGGCCGATCTTAAGGTGTCCTCGCTGCAAATTTCCGAAGATTTGATTATCCGGGAATCGTTCATGCGAGGCATCTCCCGGGATCAGTTCCGATCGACGATGAGTATGATCGATACGATCAAAAAGTACAGAAGCGTGACCCGGACCCCGTTCGGCGTCACGCTTGTTTACCCCCGTCATCGTCAAGCCTATTCCACACAATACGGATTGTCGTCCATTGACAGTCGATACTACCGTCAAGTCGCCGCGATTGTCAATGCGCGATACATGGGCATCACGATCGTGACTCCCGATACGTATCCGGGACAGAGCGACTTGCTGATCGTGAAGCCCGTGTCGGTCGACAACGAAATCGACGGCATCGTTCTGCTGCACGTCGACATCACCAAGTTTTACGAATATTTGCACCAGATCGACATCGGCTCGACCGGCGTGCTTGTCGTGGACAGCCGCGGCCGCATCGTGCTCAGTCCGAATCGGGAGGAGATCGGCACGCGGATCTCGTCTACGTCCAGCCTGTACGCGTACTGGACGAACCCTGCCGCGACATCGGGCGTGACCGAGATCGGCGGCGAGACGTACAGTGTGACGACATTCAAGTCGCCCGCCAATTCGTGGACCTATGTGGCGATGACGCCGGAAAAGGAGCTGAACCGGAAGGCAAGTCAAATCGCTACGCTCACCTGGTGGATCGTCGCCGCCCTTGCCGTATTGTGGGGCACCGTTGTATTTGTCGGCGTCTATCGGATGTACATGCCGATCCGGCGCGTATTTCAGAAGCTGCCTGCTCCTTCGGGACAAAAAGGCGACACGATCACGGCGATCGATTCTTACATGAGCGACATCCGGGAGGCGAACGAGAAGCTGAGCGGCCAACTGTTCGTGCAGCTGCCTCTCGTCCGGGAAAACGTCGTGCTGCAGCTGCTGCACGGGAGCGTTCCGGACGAAGAGATGCTGGAGCGAATGCGTCGGTACGATCGTACTTTCCAGGGGGCTGTATTTTATACGGGGATTGTGGAGATCGACGCCCTTCACGAATTTATGCAAATGTTCCGGCAGGAGGACCGCACGTCGATGATGAGCGAGCTGTCTGCGATCGTGCGCGGCGGATGCGAAAATGCCTTCAATTGCATCGTCGTGACGCCCAGGCCGGGCCAGGTTGCCTTCATCGCCGCATCCGAACGTTCGGACGACGGCGAAGAGGCCGCGATCGCGAGCTTGTGCGACGATATTCGCCGGGAGATCCGCGAGCGCTATAAATTTACGGTCACGGCGGCCATCGCGCCGCCGACGGAAGGCCTGCGAGAGTTCGGGCAAGGCTACCAGCTTGCCCAGGAATATTTGAGCTTCCGATATTTGCTCGGTCCCGACGCGACCATTACCCGGCACGATATAGAGCGGTCGGACCGGATTCGGTCCGCAGACCGGATTACGGCAGCCTGGTACAAACGAATATTGACCAGCGTTTCCGAAGGCGATTATGTCCTTGCGGAGGAACGATTCAGCCTTATGTTCGCGGAGCTGCCCCTTCATCTGCCCGACGACCGGATGATTATGGGCGTGCTGACGTACTTCCTGGAGGAGATCGATCAGTTGATGCAGGACATTCAGGGCCGGTCACTGCAGGATTTGCTCGGCTTTAATCCATATACGGACTTGTACGCTCAAAACACGCTCGGGCGTATGCGGGACTGGTTCCACAATCGGTTTTTCCCTTCGATTCGCCTGCAGTTGGAGCAGATCACGGTGGACAAAAGCCGGCTGATCGCCGAGCGGACGCTGCAATACATCCACCAGCATTACGATGAGGATTTCTCGCTTCAGCAGCTGGCTGGGGAGTTCGGCGTGTCCTCCGCTCAGCTCAGCCGATATTTCAAGCAGACGATGAACGTCAACTTCGTCGATTACGTCATTCATTATCGGATCTCCAAGGCGAAGGAATGGCTCGCGTATACCGATATGCCGATCAAGGACATTTCCGATCGGCTGAGATATACGACCACTCAAAATTTCACGCGCGTATTCAAGCAAATCGTCGGCATGCCGCCCGGGCAATACCGCAATGACTGCATACAAGGTTCGCGTACGGCGAATGCCAAAGATAAGGGAGATAACGGCTCGAATTAA